From Salvia splendens isolate huo1 chromosome 16, SspV2, whole genome shotgun sequence, a single genomic window includes:
- the LOC121771317 gene encoding uncharacterized protein LOC121771317 yields MNLNPSQESAIGFLNSIPVLKGNTYASWRSKVLIGLGIANLDYALRTEQPAPLTDESSDEDKRNFERWEHSNRMSLMIMQHAIPENFRGTVPKEATAKEFLEAIDMNFASNEKAETASLMHKLVTMRYNGRGEIREHIMEMSNTASKLTALNLTISDDQLVHLVMISLPHQFDHFKVSYNTVKDKWSLNELISHCVQEEERLKQSKTESAHLATSYRGKRGKDKGKRILSEFAKGKRILPDSSRNVAGPSAKQFKKERSGSVCFFCKKDGHKKNDCEEYHAWRVKKGLPPVPKAD; encoded by the exons ATGAATCTGAATCCAT CTCAAGAATCTGCTATTGGTTTTCTAAATTCCATTCCTGTACTTAAAGGCAATACCTATGCATCATGGAGAAGCAAGGTATTGATTGGTTTGGGGATTGCAAATTTAGACTATGCACTTCGAACGGAGCAACCCGCCCCTCTTACTGATGAAAGTTCCGATGAGGATAAACGGAATTTTGAGAGGTGGGAACACTCCAATCGCATGAGTCTTATGATTATGCAACATGCTATCCCTGAAAACTTTCGTGGTACTGTCCCAAAAGAAGCAACTGCTAAAGAATTCCTCGAGGCCATTGATATGAATTTCGCAAGCAATGAAAAGGCCGAAACGGCTTCATTGATGCATAAACTTGTGACTATGAGGTATAATGGCCGAGGGGAAATTCGGGAGCACATTATGGAAATGTCAAACACTGCTTCAAAGCTTACGGCACTTAATTTGACGATCAGTGATGATCAATTAGTGCATTTGGTTATGATATCTCTTCCTCATCAATTTGATCACttcaaagttagttacaataCTGTGAAGGATAAATGGTCATTGAATGAGTTGATTTCTCATTGTGTTCAAGAGGAAGAGAGGTTGAAGCAAAGTAAGACAGAAAGTGCTCACTTAGCAACAAGCTATAGGGGTAAACGAGGAAAGGACAAAGGAAAGAGGATTCTTTCCGAGTTCGCTAAGGGGAAGAGGATTCTTCCCGATTCCTCCAGAAATGTTGCGGGTCCATCTGCAAAACAGTTTAAGAAGGAAAGATCAGGTTCAGTTTGCTTCTTTTGCAAGAAAGATGGACACAAGAAGAATGATTGTGAAGAATATCACGCTTGGCGCGTGAAGAAGG GGTTGCCTCCAGTGCCGAAAGCCGATTGA